A genome region from Hevea brasiliensis isolate MT/VB/25A 57/8 chromosome 7, ASM3005281v1, whole genome shotgun sequence includes the following:
- the LOC110647041 gene encoding receptor-like serine/threonine-protein kinase ALE2 isoform X2, with translation MQSLNVTPQCHGEARRNPSKFQCVPDQSAVQLQARLDSMSVPFARSQPPQMHMVKPSVAPALPPAYQASASGPNSAPLPRHHGHHHHHHLHRVKPAVVAPSPTGDQSCDQVCIEPLTATPFGSPCGCVFPMKVRLLLDVAPYAIFPVMNELEIEVAEGTYLEQSQVKIMGASADSDNQGKTVVDINLVPLGDKFDNTTAILTYERFWHKKVPLNKNLFGDYEVISISYPGIPSSPPYPDYMGSGPSGSAGDLPITANFLSKSQKMNLRTIAIIALSAFVVLLVIIGAVFIFIRWRKFGRPSSAVGPTFASSINKRSGIGSFLSSSIASSTSMSLMSTMATCMLSVKTFPYTELEKATEKFSSKRILGEGGFGRVYCGIMEDGSEVAVKLLTRDNQNGDREFIAEVEMLSRLHHRNLVKLIGICIEGRTRCLVYELVPNGSVESHLHGFDKRSGPLDWDARLKIALGAARGLAYLHEDSNPRVIHRDFKASNVLLEDDFTPKVSDFGLAREATEGSHHISTRVMGTFGYVAPEYAMTGHLLVKSDVYSYGVVLLELLSGRKPVDMSQPPGEENLVTWARPLLTSREGLEQLVDPSLAGTYDFDDMAKVAAIASMCVHPEVTNRPFMGEVVQALKLIYNDMDETCGDNCSQKESSTLDSDIKGDLAPSDSSWWNAAGISPRITYGQASSFITMEYSSGPLEETENRPFSASSLVGDRLSLAIRHGNRSGPLRTVRSKPAFYRLRGSMSEHGGLLSRQKWNDGYWV, from the exons ATGCAATCTCTCAATGTGACTCCACAATGCCATGGAGAGGCTCGCCGGAACCCTAGTAAATTCCAGTGCGTCCCTGATCAGTCTGCTGTTCAGCTTCAAG CAAGGTTGGATTCAATGAGTGTGCCATTTGCTCGGTCACAGCCACCTCAGATGCACATGGTTAAGCCTTCTGTTGCACCtgcacttcctccagcttatcAGG CATCTGCTTCTGGTCCTAACAGCGCTCCATTACCAAGACATCAtggtcatcatcatcatcatcatcttcatcGTGTGAAACCTGCTGTGGTTGCTCCCTCTCCTACTGGGGACCAAA GTTGTGATCAAGTTTGCATTGAGCCACTTACGGCAACTCCCTTTGGCTCACCTTGTGGTTGTGTTTTTCCTATGAAAGTTAGACTTCTTTTAGATGTGGCTCCCTATGCTATTTTTCCTGTAATGAATGAGCTAGAGATTGAGGTTGCGGAGGGCACATATTTGGAACAAAGTCAAGTGAAAATAATGGGTGCCAGTGCTGATAGTGACAATCAGGGAAAAACTGTAGTTGATATTAACTTGGTCCCACTGGGAGATAAGTTTGATAATACCACTGCAATACTAACATATGAGAGATTTTGGCATAAGAAGGTACCTCTAAATAAGAACCTTTTCGGTGATTATGAAGTGATATCAATTAGTTATCCAG GGATTCCTTCTTCACCGCCATACCCAGATTACATGGGGAGTGGTCCTAGTGGAAGTGCTGGAGATCTTCCCATCACTGCAAATTTTCTGAGCAAGAGCCAGAAGATGAATCTTAGAACTATTGCAATAATTGCTTTATCAGCATTTGTGGTCTTACTAGTTATCATTGGGGCTGTCTTCATTTTTATAAGATGGAGAAAGTTTGGAAGACCATCAAGTGCAGTTggtcctacatttgcatcatccATAAACAAAAGATCAG GCATTGGGTCTTTCTTGTCGAGTAGTATTGCAAGCTCAACGTCAATGTCCCTTATGTCAACCATGGCTACTTGTATGCTTTCTGTTAAAACATTTCCATACACTGAGCTTGAGAAAGCAACTGAGAAGTTCAGTTCGAAGAGGATTTTGGGTGAAGGGGGATTTGGGCGTGTTTACTGTGGGATTATGGAAGATGGAAGTGAGGTTGCAGTTAAACTACTTACACGGGATAATCAGAATGGAGACCGTGAATTTATTGCAGAAGTTGAGATGTTAAGTAGATTGCATCACCGCAATCTTGTGAAATTGATTGGTATATGCATAGAAGGACGCACTCGTTGCTTGGTCTATGAACTTGTTCCCAATGGCAGTGTTGAATCTCACTTGCATG GTTTTGACAAGAGAAGTGGACCTCTTGACTGGGATGCACGGTTAAAAATTGCCCTTGGAGCAGCTAGAGGACTGGCCTATCTTCATGAAGATTCTAACCCTCGTGTAATTCATCGAGATTTCAAGGCTAGCAATGTTTTACTAGAAGATGACTTCACTCCCAAGGTCTCTGATTTTGGCCTGGCAAGGGAAGCAACTGAAGGAAGTCATCATATTTCTACTAGGGTCATGGGGACTTTTGG GTATGTTGCTCCTGAATATGCAATGACAGGACATCTGCTTGTCAAGAGTGATGTTTACAGTTATGGGGTTGTGTTGCTTGAGCTTCTATCTGGAAGAAAACCTGTGGACATGTCCCAACCTCCTGGAGAGGAAAATTTAGTGACTTGGGCACGTCCATTGCTTACCAGTAGAGAAGGATTGGAGCAGTTGGTGGATCCTTCGTTGGCAGGAACTTATGACTTTGACGACATGGCTAAGGTGGCAGCCATTGCTTCAATGTGTGTTCATCCAGAGGTGACTAACAGACCCTTTATGGGTGAAGTAGTTCAGGCTCTAAAGCTAATATACAATGACATGGATGAGACTTGTGGAGACAACTGTAGTCAAAAGGAGTCTTCTACTCTGGATTCTGACATTAAGGGTGATCTTGCTCCTTCCGATAGTAGTTGGTGGAATGCTGCTGGGATCTCCCCTCGAATAACTTATGGACAAGCCTCTTCTTTCATCACAATGGAATACAGTTCAGGTCCACTTGAAGAGACGGAAAACAGACCGTTTTCAGCTTCAAGTTTGGTTGGGGATCGGTTGTCTTTAGCTATTAGGCATGGGAACAGATCAGGTCCCTTGAGAACTGTACGAAGTAAACCAGCTTTTTATAGATTAAGAGGGAGCATGAGTGAGCATGGCGGGCTCCTTTCAAGGCAGAAATGGAATGATGGATATTGGGTATGA
- the LOC110647041 gene encoding receptor-like serine/threonine-protein kinase ALE2 isoform X1: MMSSSTPPPPPPPPLRLLCLLALFFTCLGHPLLHIRLSPSSQPNWQLSTKEILVEHARLDSMSVPFARSQPPQMHMVKPSVAPALPPAYQASASGPNSAPLPRHHGHHHHHHLHRVKPAVVAPSPTGDQSCDQVCIEPLTATPFGSPCGCVFPMKVRLLLDVAPYAIFPVMNELEIEVAEGTYLEQSQVKIMGASADSDNQGKTVVDINLVPLGDKFDNTTAILTYERFWHKKVPLNKNLFGDYEVISISYPGIPSSPPYPDYMGSGPSGSAGDLPITANFLSKSQKMNLRTIAIIALSAFVVLLVIIGAVFIFIRWRKFGRPSSAVGPTFASSINKRSGIGSFLSSSIASSTSMSLMSTMATCMLSVKTFPYTELEKATEKFSSKRILGEGGFGRVYCGIMEDGSEVAVKLLTRDNQNGDREFIAEVEMLSRLHHRNLVKLIGICIEGRTRCLVYELVPNGSVESHLHGFDKRSGPLDWDARLKIALGAARGLAYLHEDSNPRVIHRDFKASNVLLEDDFTPKVSDFGLAREATEGSHHISTRVMGTFGYVAPEYAMTGHLLVKSDVYSYGVVLLELLSGRKPVDMSQPPGEENLVTWARPLLTSREGLEQLVDPSLAGTYDFDDMAKVAAIASMCVHPEVTNRPFMGEVVQALKLIYNDMDETCGDNCSQKESSTLDSDIKGDLAPSDSSWWNAAGISPRITYGQASSFITMEYSSGPLEETENRPFSASSLVGDRLSLAIRHGNRSGPLRTVRSKPAFYRLRGSMSEHGGLLSRQKWNDGYWV; the protein is encoded by the exons ATGATGTCATCCTCTACGCCGCCGCCGCCGCCGCCGCCGCCGCTGCGGCTCCTTTGCTTGCTTGCTTTGTTTTTTACTTGTTTAG GGCATCCATTACTGCATATACGCTTGTCTCCTTCTTCTCAGCCAAATTGGCAATTATCTACAAAGGAAATTTTGGTGGAACATG CAAGGTTGGATTCAATGAGTGTGCCATTTGCTCGGTCACAGCCACCTCAGATGCACATGGTTAAGCCTTCTGTTGCACCtgcacttcctccagcttatcAGG CATCTGCTTCTGGTCCTAACAGCGCTCCATTACCAAGACATCAtggtcatcatcatcatcatcatcttcatcGTGTGAAACCTGCTGTGGTTGCTCCCTCTCCTACTGGGGACCAAA GTTGTGATCAAGTTTGCATTGAGCCACTTACGGCAACTCCCTTTGGCTCACCTTGTGGTTGTGTTTTTCCTATGAAAGTTAGACTTCTTTTAGATGTGGCTCCCTATGCTATTTTTCCTGTAATGAATGAGCTAGAGATTGAGGTTGCGGAGGGCACATATTTGGAACAAAGTCAAGTGAAAATAATGGGTGCCAGTGCTGATAGTGACAATCAGGGAAAAACTGTAGTTGATATTAACTTGGTCCCACTGGGAGATAAGTTTGATAATACCACTGCAATACTAACATATGAGAGATTTTGGCATAAGAAGGTACCTCTAAATAAGAACCTTTTCGGTGATTATGAAGTGATATCAATTAGTTATCCAG GGATTCCTTCTTCACCGCCATACCCAGATTACATGGGGAGTGGTCCTAGTGGAAGTGCTGGAGATCTTCCCATCACTGCAAATTTTCTGAGCAAGAGCCAGAAGATGAATCTTAGAACTATTGCAATAATTGCTTTATCAGCATTTGTGGTCTTACTAGTTATCATTGGGGCTGTCTTCATTTTTATAAGATGGAGAAAGTTTGGAAGACCATCAAGTGCAGTTggtcctacatttgcatcatccATAAACAAAAGATCAG GCATTGGGTCTTTCTTGTCGAGTAGTATTGCAAGCTCAACGTCAATGTCCCTTATGTCAACCATGGCTACTTGTATGCTTTCTGTTAAAACATTTCCATACACTGAGCTTGAGAAAGCAACTGAGAAGTTCAGTTCGAAGAGGATTTTGGGTGAAGGGGGATTTGGGCGTGTTTACTGTGGGATTATGGAAGATGGAAGTGAGGTTGCAGTTAAACTACTTACACGGGATAATCAGAATGGAGACCGTGAATTTATTGCAGAAGTTGAGATGTTAAGTAGATTGCATCACCGCAATCTTGTGAAATTGATTGGTATATGCATAGAAGGACGCACTCGTTGCTTGGTCTATGAACTTGTTCCCAATGGCAGTGTTGAATCTCACTTGCATG GTTTTGACAAGAGAAGTGGACCTCTTGACTGGGATGCACGGTTAAAAATTGCCCTTGGAGCAGCTAGAGGACTGGCCTATCTTCATGAAGATTCTAACCCTCGTGTAATTCATCGAGATTTCAAGGCTAGCAATGTTTTACTAGAAGATGACTTCACTCCCAAGGTCTCTGATTTTGGCCTGGCAAGGGAAGCAACTGAAGGAAGTCATCATATTTCTACTAGGGTCATGGGGACTTTTGG GTATGTTGCTCCTGAATATGCAATGACAGGACATCTGCTTGTCAAGAGTGATGTTTACAGTTATGGGGTTGTGTTGCTTGAGCTTCTATCTGGAAGAAAACCTGTGGACATGTCCCAACCTCCTGGAGAGGAAAATTTAGTGACTTGGGCACGTCCATTGCTTACCAGTAGAGAAGGATTGGAGCAGTTGGTGGATCCTTCGTTGGCAGGAACTTATGACTTTGACGACATGGCTAAGGTGGCAGCCATTGCTTCAATGTGTGTTCATCCAGAGGTGACTAACAGACCCTTTATGGGTGAAGTAGTTCAGGCTCTAAAGCTAATATACAATGACATGGATGAGACTTGTGGAGACAACTGTAGTCAAAAGGAGTCTTCTACTCTGGATTCTGACATTAAGGGTGATCTTGCTCCTTCCGATAGTAGTTGGTGGAATGCTGCTGGGATCTCCCCTCGAATAACTTATGGACAAGCCTCTTCTTTCATCACAATGGAATACAGTTCAGGTCCACTTGAAGAGACGGAAAACAGACCGTTTTCAGCTTCAAGTTTGGTTGGGGATCGGTTGTCTTTAGCTATTAGGCATGGGAACAGATCAGGTCCCTTGAGAACTGTACGAAGTAAACCAGCTTTTTATAGATTAAGAGGGAGCATGAGTGAGCATGGCGGGCTCCTTTCAAGGCAGAAATGGAATGATGGATATTGGGTATGA